The DNA window AAGGACGGCGCACAGATCGTCTGCGTCGATCTCAACGAGGAAGCCGCTCAGGCGACCGCCAAGGAGATCACCGACAAGTATGGTCTCGGCATCGGAGTGGCCGGTAGCGGGATTTCCGGATGCGGTCCGGCGATCGGTCTCGCTGCCAATATCACGGATCGCGAGAGTATCCGGGCGATGCTCGATCAAGTGGCGCTCGCTTTCGGGGGCTTCGACCACATCTGCGTGACCGCCGGCATCTTCGTGCCGAGCGACACGACCGGCCACATCCCGGATGACAAGTGGGGCCTGACGTTCTCGATCAACGTGACCGGCAGCTACTTCGTCGCCGACGAGGCGGCCAAGACGTGGCGCGAGCAGGGCCTTCGCGGCAACCTCGTGCTGACGACTTCCGCCAACGCGGCCGTGGCCAAAAAGGGAAGCCTCGCCTACGACACCTCGAAGGCGGCGGCAAACCACCTTGTGCGTGAGCTTGCGATCGAGCTTTCACCGCTGGTCCGGGTGAACGGTGTAGCACCCGCAACCGTGGTCAAGGGATCCGCGATGTTCCCCCGCGACCGTGTCATCGGTTCGCTGGCCAAGTACGACATTCCCTACAGCGACGACGAGGAAACCGAGAGCTTGGTGGGCAAGCTGGCCCAGTTTTACGCCGACCGGACCCTGACCAAGAGCCCGATCACTCCGGCCGACCAAGCCGAGGCGTACTTCCTCCTTGTTTCCCAGCGCCTGAGCAAGACGACCGGCCAGGTCGTGACGGTCGACGGCGGCCTGCACGAGGCGTTCCTGCGCTAAGCGTCGGACCATCCTTCACAGCGGGCGACTCCATTCGGGGTCGCCCGCTTTTTGTTGGGTGGCAGGCTTGGCGGGTTTTCTGGCGTGCATCGGTTCCGGATCTCCGCTTGCGTCTCGGGCCATGACCGACAGCATCGAACTCCCCGGACGCACGCCGAACACGCCGATCGCGGTGAACATCGAGATGTGGTTCGAGGGCGACTTCTGTGAGCGCATCGAACAGGCGGCCGAACTCGGCTTTCCCGCCATCGAGCTTTGGACCTGGCGCGACAAGGATCTCGAGGCCGGTGGCAAGCTGCTCCGCGAAAAGGGAATGACCGCGACGCAGTTCACTGCCTGGGGTTTCGGTCAGGAGATCAACGATCCGGATTTCCCGGTGGACAAATTCGTCGAGGAAATCGAGGCGTCGTGCGAAGCGACCCGGCTGCTTCCCGGTTGCGAGCTCTTCTGCGTGGTCGCTGGTGACAACATCAAGGGCCTCTCGAAGGAACAAATGCACGCCGCGGTGATCGAGAAACTGAAGGCAGCCGTGCCGGTGCTGGAGAAGCACGGATGCACGGCGATCGTCGAACCGATGAATCCCTACAACCATCCGGGGCACTGCCTGTATGGCAGTGACGACGGAATCGCGATCTGCGAGGCCGTAGGCTCCGACAGGGTGAAGCTCAACTGGGACCTTTTCCACATGCAGCGCTTCGAGGGCAACCTGATCGACAATCTCGACAAGGGCAAAGACTGGATCGGCTACGTCCAGTTCGCCGACTCGCCGGCGCGCAACGAACCGGGTACCGGTGAGGTGAATTACAGCGAAGTCTTCCGCAAAGTGCGTGAGATGGGCTACACCTTGCCGCTCGGGGCCGAGTGCATGCCCAAGGAAGGAAACGCCCGCCGCGCGGCCGAGAGGCTGTGGCAGGTCGATCGCGATTCCGCCTGATCGGCGCTTACTCGGACTCCGGCTTCTCCGGCTCCGGCTTCTCGGGTGCCTCTTCGGGCGTCTTGTCCGGCTTCGGCTCGCCCGCTGGCACGAATTTCAGCACCGTGCCGTTGATGCAGTAGCGCTTGTCGGTCGGAGTGTCGAATCCCTCGCCGGTGAAGACGTGGCCGAGGTGCCCGTCGCAGATCGCGCAGCGGACTTCCGTGCGGGGATAGCCGAGATGGTAGTCGACCGAAGTCTTCACGTTCTTCGCTTTCGAGGGATCGTAGAACGAAGGCCACCCGCAGCCGGAGTCGAATTTCTCGTTGGAGGAGAACAGTTCGGCGTCGCAACCGGCGCAGTAGTAGGTGCCGGCGCCCTGCTTCTTGAACTCGTGATAAACCTGGCCGTTGGCGCGCTCGGTGCCCGCCTGGCGCAGGATCTCATACTGCTCGGGCGTCAGCTCTTTGCGCCACTCCTCATCGGTCTTCTCGATCTTGGCGGCGGGTTGTTCGGGGGCTTTGTCGGAGGTTTCCATGACTTTTCGGGAAGACTCGTCCGCGCAGGCGGCAAGGGAAAGGGCGAGAATGGCTGAGATGGCGGCAGACTTCATGGCAACACGTTAGGCTCGTCCATAGGAGACGCAAGGACGTCGGGCATTCCATCAAATCGTCTTGGCAGCGGGCACGACACCTGCGAATGCGGGGCCATGGTTGATTCGATCCGCGAGCTGACCCAGCGAATCCGGAGCTTTTCCGCGGCTCGTGACTGGGATGCCTATCACAACCCGAAGGACATGGCGGTGGCGATCGCCGCCGAGGCCGGGGAGCTCATGCAACACTTCGTCTGGCAGCAGCCGGAGCAGATCGAGGAACGGGCCAAGTCGCATCGGGACGAGATCGCCTCGGAGATCGCGGACGTCGGGATCCTTCTTTTCGAAATGGCGGACCGGATGGGCATGGATCTCGGTGAGGTGATGGCGGCCAAGATCGCGCGCAACGAAGAGCGCTATCCCGTCGAGAAGTCCCGCGGCAACAACCGCAAATACAACGAGCTCTGAGCACGAGCGGTCGTCCGGCTCGGCGCCATCCGTACAAAGAAAGACGCGAGTCGGATTCCCCCCGGATTCACAACTCGCGTCCTTTCTGAGCCCTTACTGAAAACTGCCAGCGCCGATCAACAACCTCCCCCCGGAGTCTATCAATCGGTTTGAGCTGAAAGTTTCCAGCGGACCGGTGCCGAAGCACGTTCGCAATTTGTGCAACTTCTTCGGAAAAGCAAAGCATAAACTTAGGTTAGCTTTGAAAAAACTTAAGAAATCCAGTAAAACCTGCGGTTTCCGGGCTGAAATCGCCGGTAGCACGATCAGGGGACAGTGAATCGGACGCCCAGACCGTGGCCTTTCCAGAACTCTACGAGCCCTCTTTCCAGCTGCGGGGCTTCGTTGGGGAGCTCCTCGAACGACTCTGGGGGGGCGGGTGGCTGGCGCTTGAGGGCGATCTTGAGGTCGTCGAATCGCTCGCCGTGGAGATGGTAGTGGAAAAGCAGCAGGCCGGTGGCGTAACCCCGATAGCGGTCCTCGGGCTGCAGGCGCAGCATTTTCGTCGACCAGTCCCGGGAACCGAGCCCTGCCACTTCCCGGATCGCGAGGAGCTCGGTGGCGCCGCCATCGGGTGCGAGACGTTTCTTCAGCAAAAGCCGGATCTCCCGCTCGATATCGGTGAACTGGAACCGGCCGGCCCCGCGGTGGGCGGCGGCGAAGTACTCGCAGGCTCCCTCCGAAAACCACTGGGGCATCCGGCCTTGGGAGCCATGCATGCACAGGTGGACGATTTCGTGGACCACCAGATCCTCGTCGGTCAGTGGCCCGAGCCGGCTCCCGGGGATCTTCTGGAACAGATGGACGGCGTTAAGCGCGACCTCGCGGCGTTTCCACAGGTAACAGCCGGCGGTCTCGGCCATGGCCCCGGCGGCGGCGTAGCTCTCGACCGTGCCATAGATTCGGAGGACCGGGCGGTCATTTTCGGGCGGGGCGTAGAAGGGCAGGGGGTGATCCCTTACGGCCTGAGCCGTCGTGTCGGCGACCTGGGCGAGGCGCTGCAGCCGGTCCGGGGCGACCTGGATCTCCGACTCGATCCGGAAAACCCGCGTGTTCCATGTCCGCTCCGAGCCCGGAACTGGCTCACATACCGGTGGCTGGGGACGGATCGAAGGCGGCGCGGCCGAAACCGCACCAAAGCCGAACACCGCGATCCACAGCCAGCGCATGGCGAAACCCTAGCCGGAGACCGGCGGCAGGCAATGACGCGGAAGCCGGTGATTTTTCAGCGACAAGGTTGCAGCTTCGGTGGTTTTACCCGACAAGACGCGCAGCCGAATGACGGAACTTCTGATCGAACCCGCCCGCAAGAGCGGATGCCAGGACCTTGGAAAACTGGAGGAGGTGCTGGAAAGCGCCTCTCAACGCCAGCGTTCGCCTATCGACGATCTCCTCGATGCCGGGGTGGTCGACGAGGAACCTTACATGCGGGAACTCGCCGAAGAGCTCGGCATGGAGTGGCTCGAGAGCATTCCGCAGCCCGAGGCACCTCTGCCGCTTCGCGAGGCCTGCGGTCCCAGGATCGCGCTGCGCCACCGCCTGTTGCCGGTCGAGATCACCGGGGATGAGGAGAATCCACGGCTGAAACTCGCGACCTTCGATCCCTTCAATCTCGTGGCCCGCCAAGCCGTGGCTCAGGAGATCGCGATGCCGGTCGACTGGTGCGTCGCCTCCCGTCGCCGCATTCACGAGGCGCTGCGACGCCTGTATGGTGTGGGTGCCGACACCTTCGAGCAGATCCTCGAGGGGCGGGACATGGATTTCGCCAATCTGGAGAACTCCGATGAAGCCAACGTCATCGACGAGGACGAGGACGAAGAGGCCAGCGTCGTCAAGTTCGTCAACCAGATCATCCGGGAAGCTCTCGACCAGAAGGCGACCGATATTCACGTCGAGCCGCTGGCCGACAACCTGCGGATCCGTTACCGCGTCGACGGCCGCCTGATCGAGGTCACCGTGCCGGAGAACATCAAGGCGCTCCAGAGTTCGGTGATCGCGCGTCTGAAGATCATGTCGCGCCTCGACATCGCCGAGCGACGTCTGCCCCAGGACGGCCGGATCAACCTCCAGTTCGAAGGCCAGACGATCGACGTGCGGGTTGCGACCGTGCCGACCGTCGAGGGCGAGAGCGTTTCGCTCCGTCTGCTCAACCAGCAGAAGTTCAACGTCGACCGCCTCGGCATGGAGCCGTTCGTGCGGCAGAAGATCACCAACCTGCTCGACTTGCCGAACGGCATCATCCTGATCACCGGCCCGACCGGTTCGGGTAAGTCGACGAGTCTCTATTCCTTCCTCAGCGAGATCAACCGGCCCGACCAGCGGATCGTGACCATTGAGGACCCCGTGGAAAACAAGCTGCCCGGGGTGATGCAGATCGCGGTGAAGTCGGACATCGGCCTGACCTTCGCGGCCGGCTTGCGTTCGATCCTGCGGGCCGACCCGAACACCGTGATGATCGGTGAGATCCGTGACCTCGAGACCGCGGAGATCGCGATCCGTGCGTCGCTGACCGGTCACCTCGTGTTTTCCACGCTTCACACCAACGACGCGCTCGGCGGAATCAGCCGTCTGACCGACATGGGCGTCGAGCCGTTCCTCGTCTCCGCTGCGGTACGCGCATTCCTCGCCCAGCGTCTTGTTCGGAAGCTCTGCGAAAACTGCAAGACGCCGCGTGATGTCACCGAACTCGACCGTCGCGACCTCGGCATCCCGCTCAATCTCGAAGGCCAGGCCTACCAGGCCAACGGCTGCGATCGATGCCGCGACACCGGGTTCTCCGGCCGATTGGCGATCTACGAGGTGGTCGTTCTGAGTCACGCCATGCAGGAGCTGGTCGCCCACAGTGCCGGCGCTCCCGAGATCCGGGCGCAAGCGGTGAAGGACGGATATGTCCCAATGCGCGGCTATGGCTGGTATAAGGTGATGCAGGGCCTGACGACGATCGAGGAAGTGATTTCGGTCACCGCGACCGACGCCGGGGGAGAGTGAGCCGTTAGATAATTGCGATGCCTGCCTTTTCCTACAAAGCGCTGAGTCCCGGCGGAGCGATCCAGACCGGACAGCTCGATGCCGGCGACCGAAATGAGGCGCTTCGCTTGCTGGACCGGAAGGGTTTGCAGCCGGTGAGTCTCAAGCAGGCTGCGGCGGATGTGCCGCAGCGAGGAAAGAAGTCCGCCAAGGCGGATGCGGCGCCACGGGCGAAGGCCAGGCCGGAGATCTCAGAAGACGGAAGCGGAGGCGTGAAGCTGAAGCGGGCCGAGGTGGTTCTGTTCACCGAAGAACTCGCCGACATGCTTGCGGCGGGGCTTCAACTCGAACCTGCGTTGCGTGCCATGGAGAACCGGCAGGAGCTCGGTTCGCTGAAGGAGGTGGCGGAGCGGATCCGGCATCTGGTGCGGGATGGTACGAACTTTTCGGTCGCGCTCA is part of the Haloferula helveola genome and encodes:
- a CDS encoding TIM barrel protein → MTDSIELPGRTPNTPIAVNIEMWFEGDFCERIEQAAELGFPAIELWTWRDKDLEAGGKLLREKGMTATQFTAWGFGQEINDPDFPVDKFVEEIEASCEATRLLPGCELFCVVAGDNIKGLSKEQMHAAVIEKLKAAVPVLEKHGCTAIVEPMNPYNHPGHCLYGSDDGIAICEAVGSDRVKLNWDLFHMQRFEGNLIDNLDKGKDWIGYVQFADSPARNEPGTGEVNYSEVFRKVREMGYTLPLGAECMPKEGNARRAAERLWQVDRDSA
- the msrB gene encoding peptide-methionine (R)-S-oxide reductase MsrB, whose translation is MKSAAISAILALSLAACADESSRKVMETSDKAPEQPAAKIEKTDEEWRKELTPEQYEILRQAGTERANGQVYHEFKKQGAGTYYCAGCDAELFSSNEKFDSGCGWPSFYDPSKAKNVKTSVDYHLGYPRTEVRCAICDGHLGHVFTGEGFDTPTDKRYCINGTVLKFVPAGEPKPDKTPEEAPEKPEPEKPESE
- a CDS encoding nucleotide pyrophosphohydrolase, coding for MVDSIRELTQRIRSFSAARDWDAYHNPKDMAVAIAAEAGELMQHFVWQQPEQIEERAKSHRDEIASEIADVGILLFEMADRMGMDLGEVMAAKIARNEERYPVEKSRGNNRKYNEL
- a CDS encoding GspE/PulE family protein, whose translation is MTELLIEPARKSGCQDLGKLEEVLESASQRQRSPIDDLLDAGVVDEEPYMRELAEELGMEWLESIPQPEAPLPLREACGPRIALRHRLLPVEITGDEENPRLKLATFDPFNLVARQAVAQEIAMPVDWCVASRRRIHEALRRLYGVGADTFEQILEGRDMDFANLENSDEANVIDEDEDEEASVVKFVNQIIREALDQKATDIHVEPLADNLRIRYRVDGRLIEVTVPENIKALQSSVIARLKIMSRLDIAERRLPQDGRINLQFEGQTIDVRVATVPTVEGESVSLRLLNQQKFNVDRLGMEPFVRQKITNLLDLPNGIILITGPTGSGKSTSLYSFLSEINRPDQRIVTIEDPVENKLPGVMQIAVKSDIGLTFAAGLRSILRADPNTVMIGEIRDLETAEIAIRASLTGHLVFSTLHTNDALGGISRLTDMGVEPFLVSAAVRAFLAQRLVRKLCENCKTPRDVTELDRRDLGIPLNLEGQAYQANGCDRCRDTGFSGRLAIYEVVVLSHAMQELVAHSAGAPEIRAQAVKDGYVPMRGYGWYKVMQGLTTIEEVISVTATDAGGE